The genome window AGACGCCACAAATGATGAAGGACTTAAAGCAAAATGTTAAAGATTTGACGGACGAAGCGGAACTGGAGGCTTATTTGCAGGCGGTTTTGGATAAGAAAGCCTTTGATCGGCAGGGTTTGATTTATGGGGTCGGGCATGCGGTTTATACCTTATCCGACCCCAGAGAAATATTACTGAAAAAATATGCGGCGGACTTGGCGGCGGAAAAAGGACGGGAAGAAGAGTTCCGGCTGTACCAGACAGTGGAACGGCTGGCGCCGCGGCTGGTCATGCAGCAAAAAGGTTTAAAAACGCCGGTAGCGGTTAATGTTGATTTTTACAGCGGCTTGATTTATGATATGCTGGGCATTCCTGAGGAACTGCTGACACCGCTGTTTGCAGTGGCCCGGATTGCCGGCTGGTGTGCGCACCGGCTGGAGGAGTCAGTCAATCAAAGTAAAATCATTCGCCCGGCTTACAAAATGGTGGGCGAGCGCAAAGAGTATACGAAACTATCGAAAAGAGGTTAAGGAAAATGCTGGATAAGGAGAAATATCAAGCGGAATTAGAGGGCGGGCAGCACTATTTTGATATTGTCGGCTGGTGCGCAGCACATGAGGTCGATATTGATGAACTGCCGTTTTCGATTCGCTTATTATTGGAAAATAATTTGCGTCATTATGATGGGAAATACTTCACCGATGAATATTTGCGCCGGCTTTCCGGCTGGAGCAAGGGCTATGAGGCGAAAGAGGTTCCTTTTTTGCCGGGGAGGATTTTGCTGCAGGATTTAACCGGCGTACCGGCAGCGGTTGATTTGGCGGCCATGCGCGAGAAAGCGGCGGCGATGGGGCTTGACCCGGCCGCTATATATCCGCGGATTCCGGTGGATTTGGTCATTGATCATTCTGTTTCCATGGATTATACCGGCACGCCCGAAGCGCTGGCTCAAAATGTGGAATTGGAGTTTGAGCGCAATGCCGAGCGCTATCGTTTTTTGAAATGGGCGGAAAATGCCCTGCCCAATTTTAAAGTACATGCACCGGGACAGGGAATTTGCCATCAGGTCAACTTGGAGCAAATCGCCGGCGTGGTGCTGGCTGATGACGGCCTGTGTTACCCGGATACGGTTGTCGGCACGGACAGCCATACGACCATGATTAATGGTCTGGGCGTCTTGGGCTGGGGTGTCGGCGGTATTGAAGCGGAAGCGGCCATGCTGGGGCAGCCGATTTATTTGCTGAATCCCGAAGTTGTGGGAGTTGAGCTGACGGGGCGTTTGTCGGACGACGTAACGGCCACCGATTTGGTTTTATATTTGACGCATTTGCTGCGTAAAGTTAAGGTTGTAGGTAAGTTCGTTGAATATTTCGGGGAAGGCGCAGAGAGTTTAGGCGTAACCGACCGGGCAACCGTTGCCAATATGTCGCCGGAATACGGTGCGACTATGGGCTATTTTCCGGTTGATGAAAAAACATTGGATTATTTGCGCCTGACCGGCCGCACGTCCGGGCAAATCCGGCTGGTTGAAAATTACTGCCGGAAGAATAAGCTGTTCCGGGGAAAAGGCAGTCGTCAGCCGAAGTATACGCAGGTAGTGACAGTTGATTTAAGTGCCGTCCGGCCGGCTTTGGCCGGGCCGAAACGGCCGCAGGATCTGGTGCTGCTGGCGGAGACGAAGGCCAGCTTTGCTGCCGGTTATCCGCTGCGGACAGAGCCGCGACAGGCAGATGCGGCCACAGAAAAAAGCGGTACATTTACTTTGGCTAACGGCGATATTGTGTTGGCGGCAATTACCAGCTGCACCAATACCTCCAATCCGCAGGTTATTTTGGGAGCGGGGCTTCTGGCTAAAAAAGCGGTTGCGGCCGGTTTACGGGTACCTGGTTATGTTAAGACCAGTTTTGCGCCGGGTTCTTTAGCTGTGACCCGTTATCTGCAAAAGGCAGGTCTGCTGCCCTATTTGGAGAAGTTGGGCTTTGCTGTGGCCGGTTATGGCTGTGCCACTTGTATCGGCAACAGCGGGCCTTTATCCGAGGAAGTCAGTCGGCAGATCAAAGCCGGGGACTTGCAGGTGGTTGGCATTTTAAGCGGCAACCGAAACTTTGAGGGGCGGATTCATTCGCTGATTCCGGCTAATTATCTGGCGTCGCCGCTTTTAGTGGTGGCTTTTGCTCTGGCCGGCCGAATTGATATTGATTTAACAACCGAACCGCTGGGCTTTACCGCAGAAAAGAAAGCGGTTTACTTTAAAGATATTTGCCCCAGCCGGGAAGAGATTGAGGAAGCCGTTAAGGCGGCAGTGCTGCCGGAGTTTTTCCGTGAGAATGCCAGCGCCTTTACCGAAAAATGGCAGGCGCTGTCGGGTAAAAACACGCCGCTTTATCCCTGGGAGCCGGATTCAACCTATGTCCGCCTGCCCGACTTTTTTGACCGTCTGCCGCAGACAGGACAAGCACTTTGCTTTTTGGAGAAAGCCAAAGTGTTGGGCGTTTTGGGCGATTCGATAACAACGGATCATATTTCCCCGGCGGGCAGTATTGCACTGGATAGCCCGGCTGCCCGATATTTGACCGAACATGGCACGGCGCCGGCTGATTTTAACTCCTACGGCTCACGGCGCGGCAATCATGAAGTGATGATGCGGGGAACTTTTGCCAATATCCGTCTGCGGAATCAAATGGCAGGTGGCAAAATCGGTGGCTACACCATGAAAGATGGGAGATTGTTGTCGATTTATGACGCGGCGATGGAGTATCAAAAAGAAGGAACGCCGCTGATTATGCTGGCCGGCAAGGAGTACGGTACCGGCAGCAGCCGGGACTGGGCGGCCAAGGGGCCGTTGCTGCTGGGGGTCAAGGCGGTCATTGCCGAAAGCTTTGAACGGATTCATCGCAGTAATTTGCTGGGCATGGGCATTTTGCCTTTGGAGTTTTTAGAAGGGGAATCGGCGGCAGGGCTTGGACTTAGCGGTACAGAGGAATATACCATTTGCCTGACCGGCGGCTGGCAGCCGAATGTACTTTTGCAGGTTGAGGCAGCGGGCGAGGGCAACCGGAAAAGCTTTGCAGTCAGAAGCCGGCTGGATAATGAAATCGAAATCGAATACTTTTTAAACGGCGGGATTTTAAATACGGTGTTATTGGGCTTATCATAGCACATACGGAATCTTTGAACTGGTAAGCTGCGGGTAAAGTATGAGCAAGGGTTTCCCCGATGAGGGAAGGGGCTGGATAGAAAGCCGGGAGTTGCTTTCGCATTTTCGTTTGACATCGCATGAAAGAGCAATAGGAAAATCAGTAGAAACGGAGCAAATATGAAAAAAGACTTGGATTATGATATTGTCATTGTTGGAGCGGGGCCGGCCGGAGCGACCTTGGCCCGGCTGCTGCCGGATTCTTACCGGGTGCTGCTGCTGGATAAAAAGCCGCTGGCGGAGGCGGACTGGCCGATGAAATGCTGCGGCGGACTGTTGTCGGAAAGCGCCCAAAAGGTAATGGCCGAGATGAACTTAAACTTGCCGACGGAGGTGCTGATTCAGCCGCAGACCTTTGTGCTGCGGGTGATGGATTTAAATTATCCGCTGGAACGCAGCTATCAGAAGCGTTATTACAATATGGACCGGGGAAAGTTTGAACAATGGCTGGTCAGCCTGGTTCCGGATACCGTAGAAAAAAGAGGCGGCTATGCTGTTAAGGACTTTCACCGCTGCCTGCAAGGAGTTGAACTGGTTATAAAAAATCGGGCTAACGGTGAGGAGAAAAGAATCCGCAGCCGGATGGTAGCGGCGGCGGACGGGGCAAGTTCCGTTTTCCGTCATAAGCTCTATAAAAACTGTGATGATCCGCGCTATGTGTCGATTCAGGAATGGTATGAAAATACGGGCGGGATTGATTATTATGCGGCGATTGTTGACGAGCAGGTGACGGATTTTTATTCTTGGCTGATTCCCAAAGGGAATGCCGTGATTTTGGGCGGCGCGTTTCGGCAGGATAAAACGCTGGGGAGTCCCAGCGACTGCTTTTTACGGCTGAAAGAAGGCCTAATGGCCAGAGGGCTGTTGCTTGGAGAGAGGCTTCGCCGCGAGGGCTGTGAGCTGCTGCGGCCGGTTAATAACCGGATGATGACCGGAAACCGCAAGATTGCCCTATTGGGGGAAGCGGCCGGCTTTATCAGCCCCAGTTCGGCCGAGGGTTTCAGCTATGCCTTTCGCTCGGCTTTGGGCTTGGCGGAAGCCATTAAAGCGCGCGGTATAGAGAACTTTGCCGGACAATACGCTGCCGCCTGCCGGCCGCTGAGAAGGAATATTTGGCTTAGAAATGTTAAGGCTTGGGGAATGTATCATCCGCTGACCCGCAGGGCTGCGCTGCGCAGCGGCTTCGGGGCGCTGAAAGGATAAGAAAAAGAAATTAAAAAAACTTAAAATAGAGAAAATTAAGCTAAAAAACGGGAATGTTTATTTTGAAAATTTACCGGCAAAAGAATTTATCATTTTTTATTTGTTTTTTCTTAAAAAAAGAATATAATATAGATGTCAACAAAGATTATATTATATTTTAATAGGCTCTCGGAATCTTGAGCCTGCCGCTCAAGATTTCTCGGTCGGAGGAAGGCTGAAAAGTAAATATTATCCAGAACAGTACAGACGAAGGATAAGATTTGAAAAAATGGCGTATTTTAATAGACCATGAGTCAGAAATGGGGTATACTGGTAGTGCTTATTCAGTTAAGCGGCTTGCGCAAAGAGATCTTTTAAGTGGGATGACTTTGGCAAGTCCCATGCATCAAGATGTTGACACATCATGATGGCGAAGAGGCGGCAGTACCACAATTTAGTAGTGCGGTGTCTGCCGTCTTCTAATTTGTAGTCTATCTTTTCCCTCTTATTACAGCGTTCGGAAGATGTTCTTGCATTGTATTCGGCTTTCCATTTTTTGCTGCTGCGCGGCGGATCGTTAAAAAGCCTTGGGTTATCTTTCAAAACAAGGTGGACGGTACGGCCATACTTCGCATC of Lachnospiraceae bacterium oral taxon 500 contains these proteins:
- the acnA gene encoding aconitate hydratase AcnA, translating into MLDKEKYQAELEGGQHYFDIVGWCAAHEVDIDELPFSIRLLLENNLRHYDGKYFTDEYLRRLSGWSKGYEAKEVPFLPGRILLQDLTGVPAAVDLAAMREKAAAMGLDPAAIYPRIPVDLVIDHSVSMDYTGTPEALAQNVELEFERNAERYRFLKWAENALPNFKVHAPGQGICHQVNLEQIAGVVLADDGLCYPDTVVGTDSHTTMINGLGVLGWGVGGIEAEAAMLGQPIYLLNPEVVGVELTGRLSDDVTATDLVLYLTHLLRKVKVVGKFVEYFGEGAESLGVTDRATVANMSPEYGATMGYFPVDEKTLDYLRLTGRTSGQIRLVENYCRKNKLFRGKGSRQPKYTQVVTVDLSAVRPALAGPKRPQDLVLLAETKASFAAGYPLRTEPRQADAATEKSGTFTLANGDIVLAAITSCTNTSNPQVILGAGLLAKKAVAAGLRVPGYVKTSFAPGSLAVTRYLQKAGLLPYLEKLGFAVAGYGCATCIGNSGPLSEEVSRQIKAGDLQVVGILSGNRNFEGRIHSLIPANYLASPLLVVAFALAGRIDIDLTTEPLGFTAEKKAVYFKDICPSREEIEEAVKAAVLPEFFRENASAFTEKWQALSGKNTPLYPWEPDSTYVRLPDFFDRLPQTGQALCFLEKAKVLGVLGDSITTDHISPAGSIALDSPAARYLTEHGTAPADFNSYGSRRGNHEVMMRGTFANIRLRNQMAGGKIGGYTMKDGRLLSIYDAAMEYQKEGTPLIMLAGKEYGTGSSRDWAAKGPLLLGVKAVIAESFERIHRSNLLGMGILPLEFLEGESAAGLGLSGTEEYTICLTGGWQPNVLLQVEAAGEGNRKSFAVRSRLDNEIEIEYFLNGGILNTVLLGLS
- a CDS encoding oxidoreductase, translated to MKKDLDYDIVIVGAGPAGATLARLLPDSYRVLLLDKKPLAEADWPMKCCGGLLSESAQKVMAEMNLNLPTEVLIQPQTFVLRVMDLNYPLERSYQKRYYNMDRGKFEQWLVSLVPDTVEKRGGYAVKDFHRCLQGVELVIKNRANGEEKRIRSRMVAAADGASSVFRHKLYKNCDDPRYVSIQEWYENTGGIDYYAAIVDEQVTDFYSWLIPKGNAVILGGAFRQDKTLGSPSDCFLRLKEGLMARGLLLGERLRREGCELLRPVNNRMMTGNRKIALLGEAAGFISPSSAEGFSYAFRSALGLAEAIKARGIENFAGQYAAACRPLRRNIWLRNVKAWGMYHPLTRRAALRSGFGALKG